The Pecten maximus chromosome 6, xPecMax1.1, whole genome shotgun sequence DNA window TCCAAGACTTCTATCTTACGGAGAAAGGACATAGTTCAAGTTGATCTTCTTGGTCGATGAGGCCCTAGTTTACGCTCTCTActtcatgtaaaatattatacaatagcAAAGTCCAAGTAGTTCATACTAACATACGGGGACGAGTATATAGACCAAGCTTTCTATACTAACTTACGGGGACGAGTATATAGACCAAGCTTTTTATCTTACGGGGACGAGTATATAGACCAAGCTTTCTATCTTACGGGGACTAGTATATAGACCAAGATTTCTATCTTACGGGGGCGAGTATATAGACCAAGCTTTCTATCTTACGGGGACGAGTATATAGACTAAGCTTTCTATCTTACGGGGACGAGTATATAGACCAAGCTTTCTATCTTACGGGGGCCAGTATATAGACCAAGCTTTCTATCTTACGGGGGCCAAAATATAGACCAAGCTTTCTATCTTACGGGGACGAGTATAGAGTATATGGGCCAAGATTTCTAGCtatggaagggggggggggggggggtatatagACCAAGCTCTCTATCTTACGGGGGCGAGTATATTGACCAAGCTTTCTATCTTACGGGGGCCAGTATATAGACCAAGCTTTCTATCTTACGGGGGCCAGTATATAGACCAAGCTTTCTATCTTACGGGGGCCAGTATATAGACCAAGCTTTCTATCTTACGGGGGCCAGTATATAGACCAAGCTTTCTATCTTACGGGGGCCAGTATATAGACCAAGCTTTCTATCTTACGGGGACGAGTATATTGACCAAGCTTTCTATCTTACGGGGGCCAGTATATAGACCAAGCTTTCTATCTTACGGGGGCCAGTATATAGACCAAGCTTTCTATCTTGCGGGGGCCAGTATATAGACCAAGCTTTCTATCTTACGGGGGCCAGTATATAGACCAAGCTTTCTATCTTACGGGGCCAGTATATAGACCAAGCTTTCTATCTTACGGGGACGAGTATATAGACCAAGCTTTCTATCTTACGGGGGCCAGTATATAGACCAAGCTTTCTATCTTACGGGGGCCAGTATATAGACCAAGCTTTCTATCTTACGGGGACGAGTATATAGACCAAGCTTCTATCTTACGGGGACGAGTATATAGACCAAGCTTTCTATCTTACGGGGGCCAGTATATAGACCAAGCTTTCTATCTTACGGGGGCCAGTATATAGACCAAGCTTTCTATCTTACGGGGGCCAGTATATAGACCAAGCTTTCTATCTTACGGGGACGAGTATAGAGTATATGGGCCAAGATTTCTAGCTacggaagggggggggggggggggggagtataTAGACCAAGCACGAGTCGTTTTAATAATGTATCCAATAAAGTCCTGCAACGATCGTAATGCTATGACGGGCAATTTACAATCCGGGATTGTTCACTTTTTTTTAATGCAGCTTCTGCTTTTCacaacaaaaaaagaaagatagTTGTTTCATGTATTCTTAAGACGACTTTATTTGATGTTTATCTATGTcaatatgtgtatttttaaaGTACATTTCACGTGTAGTAAAAAGGAACAGGTGTTAcgatttttaacttttttttcttctactGAATACACCATATACATACTAGGCTGTACTAAAATCGTACCATTAACAGTAAGGGGAATACTGACACGTGACATAAGGCAATACAGGGTTAATACAGGCGTGCACTAGTCCTCAGACAACACATTGAATCGCACGACATGCAAAGACAATAGCCGGAAATATACGTGGACACAAAACAAAGACAATAGCCGGAAATATACGTGGACACAAAACAAAGACAATAGCCGGAAATATACGTGGACACAAAACAGTCTCCAGATGTTCACAAATGGCAGTGTTAcaatattattgtattgatCCATTGACCCCGGTGGTAGGTTTCGTACAGACGGTGACGTCACAATATCGTTACACCAATCACCCTGACCCTGATAAGTGGTCGCAGCTCTCACCGTGAACACTGACAGATTGTCTAAGGCTACGCCCGGCAACCTGTTGCCATGCTCTGTTGTGCCATGCACATTGGACGGTATCGGCTAGACAGCAAAATCAgataaaatcaacaaaattaacGAAATATTgctaaatgaaatgaaaataatatatcaattaagaacattaattaaaaattaaaacagaaattatCCCAAACTGTACGCCGACGTTGTTCTAAAAACATGCCATACCCCTTTCTCGCATTTACGAGTGCTATAAGGACCATGCGATTTTGTCTTCTGGCAGACATGCACGACATTTGAATCTACTGTACTGTTCAATATGTACCTAAACCTGAAACCAACCCGATGATGCATCATGAGGGacctaattaaaatatatcagaaatcaaaactctttttgtttttgtatttctcTACGGCCCATTGACTATTAAAGTGTCTAAGGACATCACTTTAGATATACTTAACATGCTTGCTCTTTAGAAATACCGTTTATGGTTTCCCGGGACATTTGATTTCAAATGAAGCATATAACAAGAAAAGATATTTTATGTCTTCGGTTTCCATTCCCCTACGTATGTGTGTctttttaccttttttaaatttcgttcgatacaattttattaattatgtttatcaATTAACATGCTTGTGATAACAATACTATGGTGCTTATTGATCAGTATTGAAGtacacaatttaaaaaaaagaaatctttcAAATGGGGTGGCGAACTAGACgggccccctgtctctagaatatcaaagTTATAAATCAGATTGAGCgttatgattttggtctctaggatatgtctgatttccaaactaggggagataatctagtcTTAAAATTTAGCTTAGCAGTTCTTAACAAAAACAGCAACTTAGAATCTGGTGGCTAGTTTACTGGCGAACATAACACTACATCAGTCGTTAGTTATACAGACCAAAAGATGCATGGAATCCGGATAAATTAACCAAGTAAAATCATAGGCAACATTCACAAAAATTAAGGCAAAAATGGATATTGTGCATATCTTTCATAACACTGTTTCTTTCTCTTACACGATAACCATTTgatcatgtttaaaaaaaaaaagaggaattggtatttatacaaaatatgtgttgtgacttaccatggcaaccaaaatgtcaaaaaatgcatgtacatttacatCATGTGTGGTTCAATTGAAATTGATTAATATTTCCATGTCCTGTTTTGGTGACCATGTTAACAAAATGACATCTATTGTTTGGAAAATAGAAACATTGAATTTACCACAAGTAAAACCTTAATATGTCGATTTTCATCTAAATTGGACAACAACTCCATTTAAACCAATCAGAGTCTTCGATTTggcaatattttaatgaaattgaatAAACGGCTGAAGAGCTATGGTTCTTTTATAAAACCTGTGTATATTGACCAGGTATCCGTGGTAGCTACAATTTCTACCAAAATAGAcgcatttgtttatataatccTTAATATTCCTGGGTATTTTGAAATTGGTTCACAGGTTTGGGAATTGTCCGCTTTTTTTAGATAGACTtactaattaattaaaaaatactcAACGCGACGACACTTTCTTCCAATCAAGACCTCCATTCTCCCCTACTTCACAACAGATTACACACGGGGTCCTACAATGAATGATAGTTACCTTGTTAGTAGCTGATGAAGTGCGACGTTTTTTGTAACGACGGGAGCGGAAACACTGGCAAAGGAATGTGTGACACGAGCGGAGACAGTAGTAAATGGACTTTGGACTGACGATCAGGTTAAAGGGAGCGGGAAGTGTTGAACCCTCGTCAAAGTAGCCCATCCACAGCTTTGAACGACAGAACTTCCACTCCATGTCAGCATGATTCTGTGTGCGGCATAAACAGACTTAgctgagcaatggatatcttattaatgaaataatggTATCAAAGTGTGGGTATCTGTTCATCCTCAAACGTTTACACAGCAAAAACATAGCACAGGATTCTAACAGTATTACCATGGATTAGTACAAGATTTCTGCTTCAGATCGAACTCGACCATGATGATAGGAACGtgacattgtatgatacatatCTCTATGTTTTAGTAGCAGTTTGATATCATACAGTACATATCTCTATGTTTTGGTAGCAGTTTTTACATCATACGATACATACCTCTATATTTTGGGAGCCGTtttgacatcaaacaaaacatatctCTATGTTTTAGTAGCAGTTTGCCATCATACAAAACATACCTCTATATTTTGGGAGGAGTTTgacatcaaataaaacatacctctatattttggtaggaatttgaCATCATAGCTATCAGCATGTTGATGAGGACAATAGACGCCATGCCGTGGTAGGCCATAAACAGCAGCATCCCCATTAGTTCGGTGAAGTACTGACCTTGAGGAATCTTGATATCCTTGAGAGCGGTTAGTCCGAAGAGAGACCAGTAGAGTGTGATATACGATTCACCTAACCTGTAATACAATTCGCGATAGAAAAACAGCATGGGTCAATGATCAAGATTTAAAGTATAAGCAGGCATCAATTTAGAGAAGAAAATATActatttaaaacatatagatCATATTCCTATAATTTCCACTCTGGGCTTCCATAATTTGGCCACTAGCATcatttggtttagtttggttattttgtttaacgtcctattaacagccagggtcatttaatgacttaccaggttttggaggtggcggaaagccggagaaaaaccaccgacctggcaactaccccacctaggtttcgaactcgcaacccagaggtggcgGGCTAGTGATCACTGAAGAGTTAAGCAAGCATGAAACTGCCGTATGGTACAGTtctatttttttattatcttgtTTTTCCTGTACATAACACTAAATTCGTGTGCTATTCACACGTGTGTCTCTTGTACAATACATACGTGTAGAAGGAGTCGGGATCTCCCTCTGATCGACTGCCATTATAATACCAGTACAACTGGTTCAGTCCGCAGGCAAAGGACGTGAGGACAAGAAAGAAGATGAAAAGAAACTTGGCAATGTCAATAAGCATACACCCGAGGGAGATCTGCATCGGCCCAAGGTGCTGGTTTGCCTGGAACAGGTAGATTATCCGGGAGAAACTGAACACGTTTGCTACAGCAAACAAACTCTCTGATATGAGTGTCGGATCGAATGAAGGCCAGTCACTTCTGGCCATCTCTCTGGGACCGTATCTATCTGACTTGATGAGGATGTAAGCCACAAGGCGCAGAGAGAACGTGGCCAGATATAGTGACAGCATTATAAAATCCAACCAGTTCCACCATTGGCGAATGTAGGCCTTTAGTCCCTCATCCCACAGCTGTTTAACTTCCTGCCACACAAATCCTGAAACAccaatgaataaaaatatatcgcTGTTTTCAATCCTGAAACACCAATGAATAAAAATACATCGCTGTTTTCAATCCTGAAACAAATAATACCAGTATGTGTCTCAGTGTTGGCTTCCTGCTACAGAAATGGTTATCACCAAGTAAGGTCACAACATCACCATACCTTGCTTCTTTTGATTGAACAAATTCAGAATCGCAAAATTCATTCAAGCACTATCATTCAGAAACGAGTTAGGTAGGCCGGATTATATAAACAATGGGTTACAATAGGGTATCACACACACCGACATGAGTAGGACAGAGAGTAGTATACAAGCAATGAGCTAGGTAGAGGGATATAGACATTGAAACGTCATTACAGATCTGGAAACCCATGGATCAATCAGTTGCAAAATGGGACTGATGagttatatataagtatttacaTACCGGTAACCCAAAACACGATGAACCACTCGAGCTGCGAAGGAGGTGGTCCCCGGAAACGTTCCCTGTTAGAATCTCCACTGATTTCTGTGGACACACATACTAGTAAAAACAGAAACACTCCAAATGAGGCGCTGTGATATAGAAATTTCATAAATGGACTGCGCAGGAGTTGGCCAATTTTACTCCGTGGAAAAATGAGATAATATACCGCCATGAAGGGAACCAGAAGAATGAGACCGATACACAAGAGGAACTTGGTGACGCCATTCCTCTTCCTCCAGCCAGGCAGGCCTTCATACCAAATAGACGTCAGTAGTTGTTGGCAGTGAGGATGGGCTACGAACTGAAaataaatcatcaaaaaatTGCAATTTACCGGTGACAAATAAAGAATGAATTCGCCAACAAAATAACTCGTCAAAATCTtaacaatagaaataatcaacagATAATGTCACCATACAAGGAGGTCCAATAAAATGTCAACAACGAAAGTAATAGTTACGTCTTTTATCTTTCCATGAAATGGTATCTGCACTGACCTTGCATTCCTGTTTCAAAATTTTCCAGATTGTATTTGATTTTGCTCGAAATACTTAAAATCGTGTATTTTCCGTGGGGCCCTATgaagggttttttttctgtgcAATTCACATCATTGGATTGATAATTTCCACAAATTCAGAGAATATCAAATGCCATCTCAAAATCTACCGATTTTTAAATCCGTGGacataaattattgaaaaagaatATCCGTGAAATCAACAAACACTATCATCTATAATTTTACAGTACTTTTACAAGAAGAACACACACCTGTTTTTGTTCGTATTTGAGGGCTAGTTTCAACCTCGCGAGAGTGAGTTTGTTGTTGTCTACAAGTCCATACTGTCTATGATCGGCTTCCTCCTCGTCACTCTCTTTGTTGAGTACAGCAATGACCTCCTCACTCGTGCGACATTGATCAATGAGATCACACGCATATTTCTTACACTGTTCACTCAGGTGCATGTACGTGTCCTTGAACTCGTTCTCCCTCAGTGCCAGTTTCTGTAGCACCCACGAAAGACGGAAAGCCGTGAGAATGGGATCGGGACTAGTCAACGAGATCCAAGCCGGGCTGGCAAGAGCTTTATACGTGTTTATTCGTAACAAAGAGTGCCGTAAACTGTCTTCGTGCACATGCTCTTGACAAACCTTACAAGAACAGGAGAGTTGGTGCGGCTGTTTGATCTCCGCTCCTCGGAGGATAAGCAGTTGTAGTATCTCGAATTGGTTACAGTGTGACGCCAGAATGATGGGCGAGATGTCCTGAGAATAATCGGAACTCTCCTCACCTGAACGACGACACTTTGACCAGTCCGAACCCAACATCTCCAGTGTGATGGACGGATGGTCAATCAACATCTCCACGATCTTGTATACCCCCTCTCGGATAGCATACAGTAACGCGTCTCCAATACGGACTCCATCTTGCTGAAGAAGTACCTCTACAAGTTCCACGTTTTCATTGTCAACGGCGATCTGGATGGCAGAGCGACCCAGCATATTGGTGCAGTTCACATTGACGGGACTATTTCCTTGAAGGCAGCGAATTACGGTGTGTTTGTCACCTCGTTCCACCGCCTCCAAGAAGATCCGCTCCGTCGTATCCATACCCTGGAACTCCTTAAGTGGCTCCAGTGGCATGGTGATGGGCCGGATCTTAGACGAGCGGTGTGAACTTCGTCTTTTCACAGAAGAACGGGTCATGCCCTCCTGTCAACTGAAACTGCAAATAGAAAGGAACGATATACCGGGTTTATGGTTGTCCGATGGATtcacatttgatattttgaaagaTACACTCGATTTATCGTAATTGTAATGACAAAGTAATGTTATCGTAGCGGATACAATACAGTCTTCTGTCTGATTAGAAACTAAGGCAATTCCCTTTCGGCAACATCCTAGGAATGTCTGCAGTCAAACCAGGGATTGTATAATTTCTACAGGATATTGGGCATTTCTCTCTATTTAATGTAACGTTATGCTATGTATATTATCAAAAAGGAACAAACAGCTCAAATATGTATCCCTATACAAAACGTATTACATACACTTCGTTTGTAAATACTGTGTGTGGCGGTAACAGACATAtactaaaaacaatattttacaaatgcAGACTACTACGACATGTAAAACGGTCGATAATAAGttaatatgtattatatctGAAAGACATACCAGTTACGAGTCGTTATGGAAACAGAAAGCTGATCAATACACTCATATAAAGAAGCATGGCACACCTACTGCCTCAATCATTATCGCCTGGTAGCATATCAAACTTACTCGTTCTATTGCCATAGTTACACAGCAATCGTCCTTTATAAAATAACAGAAATTTGATGAGATGGTTCAGTATGCTCTCTCAGTCCTTTGAGACTCGATACTAAACATGGTATATCCACGTGTCATTTCCGTGGTTGCCAAGGAATATCAAATTGTGTAACATGGGGTCACAAATCTAAATAAAGGTGATCATACCGGTATCGTTATATTTCATAGAGTGAacagatattatatacatatgttaaaaTACATACATCTATTATCGAGTAATTAACAATTAataaatgtgtttgttttacTCCGAAACAAACACTAAATAGTATATTTCCAAGCTGTTGACTgtatatgcatatacatgtgtaatatactTGTATCGAGatgtatcgtagaggaacggaaattacaagtctaatcttaattagattgtatgcagatatgttatattaatgagTTAatgactgatatatatatatataagagaaTGTAACACTAGCCCCCTATTACAACATATAAAGGTTCTTTCGCTCAACTGTTGTGGAATTGAACGCAGACTGAATTATCATGAATTTCAAAGCTTAGTTAAATAGTATGACTTAAATACGATTGCAGGAAACTTAAATACTGATGTATTAGAACTAGAGGTTAATAAATTTGTCGTGTAAAATAGGACCAAATTATAGCAAAAATGTCTGGAGGAACTATACTAGGGAATAAATCTGAGTTGAAGCAGTATTGACATTCCTGAAAATGAAAGTAGCTTTATTTTTcgaatttctgaaaaaaatgaatgcattaAGAAAACAATCTTACTGTTGATTCAAAGTACAGTAGCGGAGATGTTTTTAACAGTATTGAATCCgaaatgaattatttgatgaacGATGAGAACTATCAGTTATTAGCTGATGATTTTAAAGCTAGAACTGGTACAGAATGTGATTTTATAAATCTTAACCATGACGAGCATGATATGTTGATTTTTCCCTCAAGCATTTAATCTTCTTAAAACTATAGGATTTCCCCAACACAGATTATATCGTTTACTCCTGTAAATGTGTAGAggcaataatgtatacagtgttAATGGTCGTGTAGGTGACGCTACAAGTGGAAATACAACATGTAAAGGGACAAGCGTAGTCGACTATCTTATTTCTAGTTACAATCTTATTTATCaaagtataaataaaaaaatacatgttagTATTTCCTAAGTTGTACTTTTTGTATATACTTAGCGGACACTGACTACCAGaaaattgtaatatacatataattgttCTAATTACGaaggtacagacaagtaaattgtcgaattttctaTGCAATCCATCCCTTTATCACCACAcgagtaaattacaaacgatcactTACTGATATAGAGCATGAAACAgataatataagttaatataattttagTTGATAAACAGCGGACAATATcgttatgtttttgtttatgatCCCTTGGGTCGATAAGTCATTCGCCGAAGGCCTATTTTAATTcattagaaaacatcttaggtggtggTGTACAGGTGGTAACAATGCCAGTTGGTGATGTtgcattttcaatttcaattacaAGTACCTCGAGATTACCCATTAACTATAAACAATCGGGAATACCCAGAAGTTATCAAACCCTGGGACTAAAAATGCTGAATCTGTTAATGTCATAAGTGCTGGACATTTAGATAGATTACAATAGTCACGTGATATCACAGCGGAATCGGTTAATGAAGATTGTTGGGAAGATGAATATGATGTTTGTAGATACTGCTGCAGCTATGTTCATAACATTTAAACAGGTATAAAACTAAATCATCCCATTATGATAAATCATGGTTTCcataacatgtaaacacacacggaaaatgtaaattatgtatTCATCTTATAACAATTGCGACACAAACTATctcaacttatattaattacgCTTGGTGGCCCGAAAGGAAGCGTGTAAGTGGCTTTGTGGAGTTGCGTACTTTCCGGATGTATTATATATCTGGCTTTGTGAGAGGAaacggagtacccggggaaaatcCACGTGGTCGGGAAGGTGACCCAATACTTTTTCACGTCCAGATTATTTGGAATTTAATTTCGATGGTAAAACTTTAGATATTTTCAAGGAATTTTTAAGTCTGGATTTTTTTATagctaaaagaaaaaaacaacactaaCTTCTGAAGATTACATGATATATCAATTCAGTGTAAACTGGACATAAGAGTAACATCAGTTCTATCATATGGTTGTGAAGTATGAGTTTTTTCCCCTAATAACACTGTAATAGAGAGAGTCCATTTAAAGTTTTGTAAGATGTTACTTCAACTTTAATCTTCTATTTATAAATGTGAGCTTTCTAATATATGATTAATTCCTTTTAATCCAAAATTGcttctttcaaaaataaatcttaCATTAACTGTGATCAATTCAAACAAATCTGGACGGAGACACGCAGAAAATCTCCAAAATCTATCAACGAAGATAATTCTGAAAATTACCTATACTATCAAAAACATGCCTTTACACTTTATAGATTTAGAAATAACAATTTTCCTCTCGAAATTGGAAACTGGAGACGATGACTTTCACTTTATGCTTTTGTTTGAATGTTCGGTTCGGCTTCAGATAATGAAAACTGTTCCTTTACCCTCGAAATTAATTATTCAACACATAGTTCTCTCATTAAAAGATATCCTGATGTCTAAagagttttttttctttaaaacgtTATGTACCTTTATAAAAAATCGATCATGCTTGGTCTACTGAGtacttattttattattatttaaagtACATCCTGTGTGATACTCTCGTCCATCCGTATATCTACGCCTGCGCATTGCATTACATGTGTTGTAAATCTAATTTAATATTGTCTGTCTCTGTATACTATTGTCTGTAAAAGTATTGAGATAACAAATAAATGACAAAAGAGAAAAGCCCGGTATCGTTTCTGACATTGTCACCAAGCGAACAATCTGGAGAACCACTATTTATTACTTGACAGTGTAGCCGACCAGCATTGTCACCAAGCAAACAATCTGGAGAACCACTATTTATTACTGGACAGTGTAGCCGACCAGCATTGTCACCAAGCGAACAATCTGGAGAACGACAGTTCTTAAACAGTGTATAGTCCACCAGCATTGTCACCAAGCAAACGcgacatacaaaatatatctggACATGACTCTCCATATTATCCCTATAATATGGACAGTGTCGCCGACCAGCATTAGCAGGCATACATTCAGATTCTCAGGCAATTCAATCTTCAAAACCCATTTCTCCAATGTCACCAAATAAATTGCTACAGACATGCTTTCCCTGACGACCACATTGACCAGTTTTCAAATTCAGCGGACAAATATACGAAATGTCACGTAACAAACTCACGatacatatatagtaatgaGTATTTGACATCTTTCAGACAACAATTCAAAGGATGAGAATGTTTGAACTAATTCAGATTCtcaataaaaacacattttcattcTCCTCAATATCCAAAACGTGTAGGGTCATGATATTGTCGCCGGCGTCAAATGCTTAAATTCTTCAAACGATTTCAATTCACTAGCAATATCccatttacatgtatgatattagGCCAGAAACAGCATGCTGTGCCGCAAGGATATCAACTTCTCTCAAAATTTTAAGACTGCAATTTTCAATATGACGGCAGTTTTTCATAGATATTTTCGGGAAATTACTTCCATGGTAAACTTTATCAATTTTAcacaattgcgaaacaagttatatcaacttatattaatcactcttgttgacccgaatggaagcgcgcgaggggtctcaCTGTGGGAGATAACCGGAGTATcaggggaaaacccacgtggtcgggcaggtgacctcataccttttcacgtccgatcggggaatcgaaccccaaCCGCCTACGCTAAAGGCAAGTGTGTTTCCACAAAGCCACCCGATCACTCCTGCCACCCGATGGAATTGGGatctt harbors:
- the LOC117329448 gene encoding transient-receptor-potential-like protein, with amino-acid sequence MTRSSVKRRSSHRSSKIRPITMPLEPLKEFQGMDTTERIFLEAVERGDKHTVIRCLQGNSPVNVNCTNMLGRSAIQIAVDNENVELVEVLLQQDGVRIGDALLYAIREGVYKIVEMLIDHPSITLEMLGSDWSKCRRSGEESSDYSQDISPIILASHCNQFEILQLLILRGAEIKQPHQLSCSCKVCQEHVHEDSLRHSLLRINTYKALASPAWISLTSPDPILTAFRLSWVLQKLALRENEFKDTYMHLSEQCKKYACDLIDQCRTSEEVIAVLNKESDEEEADHRQYGLVDNNKLTLARLKLALKYEQKQFVAHPHCQQLLTSIWYEGLPGWRKRNGVTKFLLCIGLILLVPFMAVYYLIFPRSKIGQLLRSPFMKFLYHSASFGVFLFLLVCVSTEISGDSNRERFRGPPPSQLEWFIVFWVTGFVWQEVKQLWDEGLKAYIRQWWNWLDFIMLSLYLATFSLRLVAYILIKSDRYGPREMARSDWPSFDPTLISESLFAVANVFSFSRIIYLFQANQHLGPMQISLGCMLIDIAKFLFIFFLVLTSFACGLNQLYWYYNGSRSEGDPDSFYTLGESYITLYWSLFGLTALKDIKIPQGQYFTELMGMLLFMAYHGMASIVLINMLIAMMSNSYQNIENHADMEWKFCRSKLWMGYFDEGSTLPAPFNLIVSPKSIYYCLRSCHTFLCQCFRSRRYKKRRTSSATNKPIPSNVHGTTEHGNRLPGVALDNLSVFTTGESGSGLRRMVKQSRSAFNGEPYGIPPSYSQLIYQDVMRRLVSRYIHQTKKQRQQDGVNEDDLLEIKQDISSLRYELREDRKREIARGENHFESLKLEILSVVKGRTSTGGHHYGHGGSCQDIDRQGTVGSNLSVTDIQHLKQDIISSLRQELRDAVSELSNYNPGHVLPGNVALTLPPTEPELYHTHLYTQL